A genomic window from Dama dama isolate Ldn47 chromosome 6, ASM3311817v1, whole genome shotgun sequence includes:
- the LYAR gene encoding cell growth-regulating nucleolar protein isoform X1 — protein MVFFTCNACGESVKKVQVEKHVAVCRNCECLSCIDCGKDFWGDDYKNHVKCISEDQKYGGKGYEGKTHKGDVKQQAWIQKIHELIKRPNVSPKVRELLEQISGFDNVPRKRAKFQNWMKNSLKVHNESILEQVWNIFSEASSSEPIGKGPDQQPAEPVSKPCAENNAEVPSSKANSSTEEPAEAKKNKRERKAERQKNRKKEKKELRLENHQENAKGQKPKKCKVAQEAEQEAADGSSGTKSQRKKSKAERAQDGAVDGGAEAGEQADAGPGKRKRKHSEVESDSKKKKIKLPENSEDGEPENHEAPAKGKFNWKGTIKAVLKQAPDNEITIKKLRKKVLAQYYAVTNEHHKSEEELLVIFNKKISKNPTLKLLKDKVKLLK, from the exons ATGGTATTTTTTACATGCAATGCATGTGGTGAATCAGTGAAGAAGGTACAAGTGGAAAAGCACGTGGCTGTTTGCCGAAACTGCGAATGTCTTTCCTGCATCGACTGCGGCAAAGACTTCTG GGGCGATGACTATAAAAACCACGTGAAATGCATAAGTGAAGATCAGAAGTATGGTGGCAAAGGGTATGAAGGTAAAACCCACAAAGGCGATGTTAAACAGCAGGCATGGATTCAG AAAATTCATGAATTAATAAAAAGACCCAATGTCAGCCCCAAAGTGAGGGAACTATTAGAGCAAATTAGTGGTTTTGACAATGTTCCCAGGAAAAGGGCAAAATTTCAG AATTGGATGAAGAACAGTTTAAAAGTTCATAATGAATCTATCCTGGAGCAGGTGTGGAATATCTTTTCTGAAGCTTCCAGCAGT GAACCCATCGGTAAGGGGCCAGATCAGCAGCCGGCAGAGCCAGTGAGCAAGCCGTGTGCAGAGAACAACGCTGAGGTCCCGTCCTCCAAAGCAAACAGCAGCACGGAAGAGCCCGCAGAGGCCAAGAAGaataagagagaaaggaaggcagaacggcagaagaacaggaaaaaagaaaagaaagaactaagACTAGAAAACCACCAGGAGAACGCAAAGGGTCAGAAGCCTAAAAAGTGCAAAGTGGCGCAGGAGGCTGAGCAGGAGGCGGCCGATGGCTCCTCGGGGACGAAGAGCCAGAGGAAGAAGAGCAAGGCCGAGCGCGCCCAGGACGGGGCGGTGGATGGAGGCGCCGAGGCGGGGGAGCAGGCAGACGCCGGTCCAGGCAAGAGAAAGCGCAAGCACTCGGAAG TTGAATCAGATTCTAAGAAGAAAAAGATTAAGCTCCCAGAAAATTCTGAGGATGGAGAACCAGAAAACCATGAGGCTCCTGCAAAAG gcaaattcaACTGGAAGGGAACTATTAAAGCAGTTCTGAAACAGGCCCCAGACAATGAAATAACAATCAAGAAGCTAAGGAAAAAG GTTTTAGCTCAGTATTATGCGGTGACAAATGAACATCACAAATCTGAAGAGGAACTCCTAGTCATCTTCAACAAGAAAATCAGCAAGAACCCCACCCTGAAGTTATTAAAGGACAAGGTCAAgcttttaaaatga
- the LYAR gene encoding cell growth-regulating nucleolar protein isoform X2 translates to MVFFTCNACGESVKKVQVEKHVAVCRNCECLSCIDCGKDFWGDDYKNHVKCISEDQKYGGKGYEGKTHKGDVKQQAWIQEPIGKGPDQQPAEPVSKPCAENNAEVPSSKANSSTEEPAEAKKNKRERKAERQKNRKKEKKELRLENHQENAKGQKPKKCKVAQEAEQEAADGSSGTKSQRKKSKAERAQDGAVDGGAEAGEQADAGPGKRKRKHSEVESDSKKKKIKLPENSEDGEPENHEAPAKGKFNWKGTIKAVLKQAPDNEITIKKLRKKVLAQYYAVTNEHHKSEEELLVIFNKKISKNPTLKLLKDKVKLLK, encoded by the exons ATGGTATTTTTTACATGCAATGCATGTGGTGAATCAGTGAAGAAGGTACAAGTGGAAAAGCACGTGGCTGTTTGCCGAAACTGCGAATGTCTTTCCTGCATCGACTGCGGCAAAGACTTCTG GGGCGATGACTATAAAAACCACGTGAAATGCATAAGTGAAGATCAGAAGTATGGTGGCAAAGGGTATGAAGGTAAAACCCACAAAGGCGATGTTAAACAGCAGGCATGGATTCAG GAACCCATCGGTAAGGGGCCAGATCAGCAGCCGGCAGAGCCAGTGAGCAAGCCGTGTGCAGAGAACAACGCTGAGGTCCCGTCCTCCAAAGCAAACAGCAGCACGGAAGAGCCCGCAGAGGCCAAGAAGaataagagagaaaggaaggcagaacggcagaagaacaggaaaaaagaaaagaaagaactaagACTAGAAAACCACCAGGAGAACGCAAAGGGTCAGAAGCCTAAAAAGTGCAAAGTGGCGCAGGAGGCTGAGCAGGAGGCGGCCGATGGCTCCTCGGGGACGAAGAGCCAGAGGAAGAAGAGCAAGGCCGAGCGCGCCCAGGACGGGGCGGTGGATGGAGGCGCCGAGGCGGGGGAGCAGGCAGACGCCGGTCCAGGCAAGAGAAAGCGCAAGCACTCGGAAG TTGAATCAGATTCTAAGAAGAAAAAGATTAAGCTCCCAGAAAATTCTGAGGATGGAGAACCAGAAAACCATGAGGCTCCTGCAAAAG gcaaattcaACTGGAAGGGAACTATTAAAGCAGTTCTGAAACAGGCCCCAGACAATGAAATAACAATCAAGAAGCTAAGGAAAAAG GTTTTAGCTCAGTATTATGCGGTGACAAATGAACATCACAAATCTGAAGAGGAACTCCTAGTCATCTTCAACAAGAAAATCAGCAAGAACCCCACCCTGAAGTTATTAAAGGACAAGGTCAAgcttttaaaatga